A window of the Brassica napus cultivar Da-Ae chromosome A2, Da-Ae, whole genome shotgun sequence genome harbors these coding sequences:
- the LOC106409568 gene encoding protein SENSITIVE TO PROTON RHIZOTOXICITY 2-like, whose protein sequence is MNQGDHIINNGEGSVCCFSETTTTSSNPVYNNPMTAATKSSEDEDDISLSLLLNLSTMQNKVHQIKSLVSFFMISTNNNNQSTESTSYLAVANIESLVQDIITAANSMMFTCQQLHISSNNNSNFDNDKIVTDFSPRVIDRHNDFTRESSANFLGVQERGRSSFLDQTTQNLDWYGTQTINPKKEDHRYKSRSGDYELVELGVADLLAKYTHYCQICGKGFKRDANLRMHMRAHGDEYKTREALISPTSHDKEVECSSTRHYYSCPQQGCRWNQRHEKFQPLKSVICAKNHYKRSHCPKMYMCRKCNVKHFSVLSDLRTHEKHCGDVKWICSCGTTFSRKDKLMSHVSLFLGHSPVHCQPPQHPIIHYT, encoded by the coding sequence ATGAATCAAGGAGATCATATTATAAATAATGGAGAAGGCTCAGTGTGTTGCTTCTCTGAGACAACCACTACGTCCTCAAATCCAGTCTACAATAATCCCATGACGGCCGCCACAAAATCATCGGAAGACGAGGACGACATATCGCTATCTCTTCTACTTAATCTCTCTACCATGCAAAACAAAGTCCATCAGATCAAATCTCTGGTCAGTTTTTTCATGATATCAACTAATAACAATAACCAATCCACGGAGTCAACGTCGTATTTGGCCGTGGCTAACATCGAAAGTTTGGTTCAAGATATTATCACGGCCGCGAATTCAATGATGTTCACTTGCCAACAACTCCATATCTCATCTAATAACAACAGTAATTTCGATAACGATAAAATTGTTACGGATTTTTCCCCACGCGTAATCGACAGGCATAATGATTTCACGAGAGAGTCGTCAGCCAACTTTCTCGGTGTTCAAGAAAGAGGGCGTAGTTCGTTTCTCGACCAGACTACGCAGAATCTTGACTGGTACGGCAcccaaaccataaaccctaaaaaagaAGATCATCGTTATAAATCAAGATCCGGTGACTATGAGCTAGTGGAGCTAGGCGTAGCGGATCTACTAGCGAAATACACGCACTACTGCCAGATTTGCGGAAAAGGGTTTAAGAGAGACGCGAATCTAAGGATGCACATGAGAGCGCACGGAGACGAGTACAAGACACGTGAAGCCTTGATCAGTCCAACGAGCCATGACAAGGAAGTCGAATGCTCGTCGACGAGACATTACTACTCGTGCCCTCAACAAGGGTGTAGATGGAACCAGAGGCACGAGAAGTTTCAGCCGTTGAAATCTGTGATTTGCGCCAAGAACCATTACAAGAGAAGTCATTGTCCGAAAATGTATATGTGCAGGAAATGCAACGTAAAACATTTCTCCGTTCTGTCTGATCTTAGGACGCACGAGAAGCATTGTGGGGATGTCAAGTGGATTTGCTCTTGTGGGACTACGTTTTCTAGGAAAGACAAGCTTATGAGCCATGTTTCTTTGTTCTTGGGCCACTCACCGGTCCATTGCCAGCCGCCGCAGCATCCGATTATTCATTATACTTAA
- the LOC106409293 gene encoding uncharacterized protein At1g08160: MPTTASPNRPLHPRRSRVCYVFLVILTLIFIIAVGFLITWLVTKPKKLHYSLENASVQNFNLTDDNHMSATFKLTIQSHNPNHRISVYYNSVEIYVKFKDQTLAFDTMEPFHQPRMNVTQIDDTLVAQNVAVSKSSGKDLRDQHSLGKIELEVYVKAKVRFRVAVWKSSHRTAHIKCSHATVYLSQSNKSLNSSCEADI, from the coding sequence ATGCCGACAACAGCTTCTCCAAATCGGCCACTGCATCCCCGCCGTTCCCGTGTCTGCTACGttttcctcgtcattctaaccCTAATCTTTATCATTGCTGTAGGTTTTCTCATTACATGGCTTGTAACCAAACCCAAAAAGCTTCATTACAGTCTCGAAAATGCCTCGGTCCAAAATTTTAACCTCACGGACGACAATCACATGTCCGCTACGTTCAAACTCACCATCCAATCTCATAACCCTAACCACAGAATATCTGTTTACTACAATTCCGTCGAGATATACGTGAAATTCAAGGACCAGACGCTTGCGTTCGACACGATGGAGCCGTTTCACCAACCGCGGATGAACGTAACGCAAATTGATGACACTTTGGTTGCACAGAACGTCGCCGTTTCAAAATCCAGTGGTAAGGATTTAAGGGATCAACATTCCTTGGGAAAGATCGAGCTTGAAGTGTACGTTAAGGCGAAGGTTAGGTTTAGAGTCGCGGTATGGAAATCATCACATCGAACGGCTCATATTAAGTGCTCTCATGCCACGGTCTATTTGTCGCAGTCAAACAAATCGCTGAACAGTTCTTGTGAGGCTGATATTTGA
- the LOC106408086 gene encoding protein SENSITIVE TO PROTON RHIZOTOXICITY 2-like, with protein sequence MNQEDHMNQGDHIMNNGEGSMPCFSETTITSSNHLYPMTAATKSSEEDHSISLSLLLNLSTIQDKVHHIQSLVSFFMISNNNQSSESTSSLAVANIESLVQEIVTAATSMMLTCQQRHIPSNNNSNFNNEQTVDAIVMKYSTQETEPDHDFTPESSTNFLGVQERGNISFIDQNLDWHGTQSINPKKDQHRFKTRPGNYEILELGADDLLAKFTHYCQICGKGFKRDANLRMHMRAHGDEYKTREALISPTSHDKKVEEHSLMRHYYSCPQHGCRWNQRHEKFQPLKSVICAKNHYKRSHCPKMYMCRRCNVKHFSVLSDLRTHEKHCGDIKWVCSCGTTFSRKDKLMSHVSLFVGHSPVHGPPPQQRPIITI encoded by the coding sequence ATGAATCAAGAAGATCATATGAATCAAGGAGACCATATTATGAACAACGGAGAAGGCTCAATGCCTTGCTTCTCCGAGACGACCATTACGTCCTCTAATCATCTCTATCCCATGACGGCCGCGACGAAATCTTCGGAAGAGGACCACAGCATTTCGCTCTCTCTTCTACTCAATCTCTCCACAATACAAGACAAAGTCCACCACATCCAATCTCTGGTCAGCTTTTTCATGATCTCTAACAACAACCAATCCTCGGAGTCAACGTCGTCTTTGGCCGTGGCTAACATCGAAAGCTTGGTTCAAGAGATCGTCACGGCAGCTACTTCAATGATGCTCACTTGCCAACAACGCCACATCCCATCTAATAACAACAGTAACTTCAATAACGAACAAACCGTAGATGCAATCGTTATGAAGTATTCCACACAAGAGACCGAACCGGATCATGACTTCACGCCAGAGTCGTCAACCAACTTTCTTGGCGTCCAAGAAAGAGGAAATATTTCGTTTATTGACCAGAATCTTGACTGGCACGGCACACaatccataaaccctaaaaaagaTCAGCATCGTTTTAAAACAAGACCCGGGAACTATGAGATACTGGAGCTAGGCGCAGACGACCTACTAGCAAAGTTCACGCATTACTGCCAGATTTGTGGAAAGGGGTTTAAGAGAGACGCGAATCTAAGGATGCATATGAGAGCACACGGAGACGAGTACAAGACACGTGAAGCCTTGATCAGCCCAACGAGCCATGACAAGAAAGTTGAAGAACACTCGTTGATGAGACATTACTACTCGTGCCCTCAACATGGGTGTAGATGGAACCAGAGGCACGAGAAGTTTCAGCCGTTGAAATCTGTGATTTGCGCCAAGAATCATTACAAGAGAAGTCATTGTCCGAAAATGTATATGTGCAGGAGATGTAACGTGAAGCATTTCTCGGTTCTGTCTGATCTTAGGACGCACGAGAAGCATTGTGGGGATATAAAGTGGGTTTGTTCTTGTGGGACTACGTTCTCTAGGAAAGACAAGCTTATGAGCCATGTTTCTTTATTCGTGGGCCACTCACCGGTCCATGGCCCGCCGCCGCAGCAGCGTCCGATTATCACAATATAA
- the LOC106409311 gene encoding vacuolar protein sorting-associated protein 24 homolog 1-like, with protein sequence MKKVMKIIKPKPDPKQRLRDWQRKLRQECRDIERQIRDIEKEERTVQKAIKEAAKRNDMVSAKALAKEIVSSRRTVNKLYENKAHMNSISMHLGESIAVAGTVGNLSKSTEVMKLVNDLMKAPQMAAIMQEFGKEMTKAGVIEEFVSDAIDDALDSEGMEEEIDEEVDKLLTAIAGETAAELPEAVRKERIKVPAQKASTALEEEAIAGGVDDEEEVEEIQLGSLKLDPN encoded by the exons atgaagaaagtgATGAAGATCATCAAGCCGAAGCCTGATCCAAAGCAACGCTTACGTGATTGGCAACGCAAACTTCGCCAGGAGTGCCGTGACATCGAACGCCAAATCCGAG AtatagagaaagaagagagaacgGTACAGAAAGCTATTAAGGAGGCTGCTAAGCGGAATGATATGGTCTCAGCTAAG GCGCTTGCTAAGGAGATTGTGAGTTCGAGAAGAACAGTTAACAAGTTATATGAAAACAAGGCTCACATGAATTCTATATCAATGCACCTTGGAGAGAGTATTG CTGTTGCTGGAACAGTTGGGAATCTCTCCAAGAGTACAGAGGTTATGAAGCTTGTTAATGATCTCATGAAGGCTCCACAAATGGCTGCAATTATGCAGGAGTTCGGAAAAGAGATGACTAAG GCTGGAGTTATTGAGGAGTTTGTAAGTGATGCCATTGACGATGCACTAGATTCTGAGGGTATGGAAGAAGAGATCGACGAGGAGGTTGATAAATTATTGACTGCTATTGCTGGAGAAACCGCTGCTGAGCTCCCAGAAGCTGTCAGGAAAGAAAGGATAAAGGTACCTGCGCAGAAGGCCAGCACTGCCCTCGAG gaagAGGCAATTGCAGGAGGTGttgatgatgaggaagaggtGGAAGAGATTCAGCTCGGCTCGCTAAAGTTAGATCCTAACTGA
- the LOC106410128 gene encoding cation/H(+) antiporter 3 translates to MEFGDDKMLYLRDTWKESNMICDVTPLNPSSNGVWPSPNFTDPNINIHFWDHAFPHLQLIFLVISFLWQFLHFFLRRLGMIRFTSHMLTGVLLSKSFINENTAARRFFASEDYKEIVFSLVSACSYMMFWFLMGVKMDMGLIRTSGRKAITIGLSSVLLSILVCSVIFFGNLKDVGNKRSDNTLSSLEAVVVYSIQCLSSFPVVGNLLFELRLQNSELGRLAISAAVISDFSTSVLSSSLIFMKELKDEQTRLGSMFIGDVIAGNRPLMRAAVAVLFVCVAIYVFRPLMFYIIRKTPSGRPVRPIYLAIIIVMVSGSAILANWCKQSIFMGPFILGLAVPHGPPLGSAIVQKFESAIFGTFLPFFVASSSSEIDIWALLNWNALNGIIYIMVTSFVVKFILTTLPALFYGMPMEDCFAISLIMSFKGIFELGAYALAFQRGSVRPETFTVACLYITLNSAIVPPILRYLYDPSRMYAGYEKRNVQHLKPNSELRILSCIYRTDDISPMINLLEAICPSREAPVAAYVLHLLELVGQANPIFISHKLQTCKTEETSFSNNVVLSFEKFHKDLFGSVFVSTFTAVSMPDTMHGDVCMLALNNTTSLILLPFHQTWSADGSALISDSNMIRNLNQSVLQVAPCSVGIFVYRSSHGRRNINDTVLNMSSYKVCMIFIGGRDDREAVTLATRMSRDPRINLTVVRMTTVDDKEKEISEWDKMLDDEHLREMKSNASVDVFYTEKAILDATETPGVMKSLASEFDMIVVGRGKGRKSVYTDGLEEWSEFKELGVIGDLLTSHDINSQASVLVIQQQQLMI, encoded by the exons ATGGAGTTTGGAGATGATAAGATGCTTTACCTGAGAGACACATGGAAAGAATCAAACATGATCTGCGACGTCACGCCTCTAAACCCTAGCTCTAATGGCGTTTGGCCTTCTCCTAACTTCACAGATCCTAATATAAACATTCATTTCTGGGACCACGCGTTTCCACACTTACAGTTGATATTTCTCGTCATTTCTTTCCTATGGCAGTTCTTGCATTTCTTCCTCCGCCGTCTCGGCATGATACGTTTCACGTCCCATATGCTT actgGTGTTCTCTTGAGCAAGTCTTTTATAAATGAGAATACAGCTGCGAGGAGATTCTTCGCTTCAGAGGATTACAAAGAGATTGTGTTTAGTCTTGTTTCTGCTTGCTCTTACATGATGTTCTGGTTCTTGATGGGAGTTAAAATGGACATGGGTTTGATCCGAACCTCGGGGAGGAAAGCTATAACCATTGGTCTCTCCTCTGTGTTACTCTCTATTTTGGTTTGTTCAGTTATCTTTTTCGGAAACTTGAAAGACGTGGGGAACAAGAGATCGGATAATACGCTTAGTTCTTTGGAAGCCGTAGTGGTTTACTCGATACAATGTCTTTCGTCTTTCCCTGTCGTTGGGAACCTTCTCTTTGAGCTAAGGCTACAGAACTCAGAGCTAGGTCGTCTCGCCATCTCCGCTGCCGTCATCAGCGACTTCAGCACCTCGGTTCTCTCTTCATCTCTCATCTTCATGAAGGAGCTCAAGGACGAGCAAACACGGCTCGGGAGCATGTTTATAGGAGATGTCATCGCTGGGAACCGTCCTTTGATGCGAGCAGCGGTAGCTGTTCTCTTTGTTTGTGTTGCCATATATGTTTTCAGACCGTTGATGTTCTACATTATTAGGAAAACACCTTCTGGTCGGCCAGTCAGGCCAATCTACCTAGCTATAATCATTGTTATGGTCTCTGGATCAGCCATACTTGCCAACTGGTGCAAACAATCTATTTTCATGGGACCTTTCATATTAGGTCTCGCTGTTCCACATGGCCCTCCTTTAGGCTCAGCGATCGTTCAGAAGTTTGAGTCAGCAATATTCGGCACTTTTCTTCCGTTTTTCGTTGCCTCATCTTCAAGTGAGATAGACATTTGGGCTTTGCTTAATTGGAATGCACTCAATGGCATTATATACATCATGGTAACTTCTTTCGTCGTCAAGTTTATTTTGACCACTCTTCCTGCTTTGTTCTACGGTATGCCAATGGAAGACTGCTTCGCCATCTCTCTTATCATGTCCTTCAAAGGCATCTTCGAGCTCGGTGCCTACGCCTTGGCCTTCCAAAGAGGG TCTGTCCGTCCTGAGACCTTCACCGTTGCATGTCTTTACATAACGTTGAACTCCGCAATCGTACCTCCGATTCTGAGGTACTTATACGACCCATCGAGGATGTACGCAGGGTACGAGAAGCGGAACGTGCAGCACCTGAAACCGAACTCCGAGCTGAGGATCTTGTCGTGCATCTACAGAACAGATGACATAAGCCCAATGATCAACCTCCTCGAAGCCATTTGCCCGTCCCGGGAAGCTCCTGTAGCAGCCTACGTTCTCCACTTGTTAGAGCTCGTGGGGCAAGCCAACCCCATCTTCATTTCCCACAAGTTACAGACTTGCAAAACAGAAGAGACGTCTTTCTCAAACAACGTGGTTCTCTCCTTTGAAAAATTCCACAAAGATTTATTCGGTTCGGTCTTCGTAAGCACTTTCACGGCCGTGTCTATGCCCGATACGATGCATGGAGACGTATGCATGCTTGCATTAAACAACACTACTTCTCTCATCCTCCTTCCTTTTCACCAGACTTGGTCTGCTGACGGATCAGCTCTCATCTCGGACAGCAACATGATCAGGAACCTTAACCAGAGCGTTCTTCAAGTAGCGCCATGCTCTGTCGGAATCTTTGTCTATAGAAGCAGCCACGGTCGGAGAAACATCAATGACACGGTTTTAAACATGTCATCCTACAAAGTATGTATGATCTTCATTGGTGGTAGAGACGATAGAGAAGCCGTGACACTTGCCACAAGAATGTCACGTGACCCGAGGATTAACCTGACCGTGGTCCGAATGACTACTGTCGATGACAAAGAGAAAGAAATCTCGGAGTGGGATAAAATGCTTGACGATGAACATCTTAGAGAGATGAAGAGCAACGCATCAGTAGATGTCTTTTATACTGAAAAGGCGATCTTAGACGCGACTGAGACACCGGGTGTGATGAAATCGTTGGCGAGTGAGTTCGATATGATAGTAGTGGGAAGAGGGAAAGGGAGGAAGAGTGTGTACACGGATGGGCTTGAGGAGTGGAGTGAGTTTAAGGAGCTTGGTGTTATTGGTGATCTACTGACTTCACATGATATCAATTCTCAGGCTTCTGTTTTGGTTATACAACAACAACAGCTTATGATTTAG
- the LOC106409689 gene encoding transcription factor RAX1, whose translation MGRAPCCDKTKVKRGPWSPEEDSKLRGYIEKYGNGGNWISFPLKAGLRRCGKSCRLRWLNYLRPNIKHGDFSEEEDRIIFSLFAAIGSRWSIIAAHLPGRTDNDIKNYWNTKLRKKLMSSSSFSHSSSAMTSPFLNPNSQDVKRPSTTISPSSYNPYFENPTKALISNIDGFEADNHQIFPFVNPNYPQDISLSESSNNNISGTSGFSLNHNMCGHYSNHNHFSSDVSGNRSEIIMKQEEIMMLMMIDNHIDQRTKGYNGDFTQGYYSNFVNGHGDLKQMISGTGTNSNINMGGSGSESASSSSSISNLAENKSSGSLLQHKCLPYFYS comes from the exons ATGGGAAGGGCTCCATGTTGCGACAAGACAAAGGTGAAGAGAGGGCCTTGGTCTCCCGAGGAAGACTCTAAACTTAGAGGTTACATTGAGAAGTATGGTAATGGTGGAAACTGGATCTCTTTTCCTCTCAAAGCCG GTTTGAGGAGATGTGGGAAGAGTTGTAGATTGAGGTGGTTAAACTATTTGAGACCAAACATAAAACATGGTGACTTCTCTGAGGAAGAAGACAGGATCATTTTCAGCCTCTTTGCTGCCATCGGAAGCAG ATGGTCAATAATAGCAGCTCATCTACCCGGAAGAACAGACAACGACATCAAAAACTATTGGAACACAAAGCTAAGGAAGAAACTCATGTCTTCTTCGTCTTTCTCTCACTCATCATCAGCCATGACTTCGCCTTttctaaaccctaattctcAGGATGTGAAAAGACCATCAACCACAATTTCACCTTCTTCCTACAATCCGTATTTTGAAAACCCAACAAAAGCTCTCATCTCAAACATCGATGGCTTTGAAGCTGATAACCACCAGATCTTTCCCTTTGTTAACCCTAATTATCCTCAAGATATCTCTCTATCAGagagcagcaacaacaacatttCGGGCACAAGTGGTTTCTCGCTCAACCACAATATGTGTGGTCACTACAGCAACCACAACCATTTCTCCTCAGACGTTAGTGGAAATAGATCAGAGATTATAATGAAGCAAGAAGAGATcatgatgttgatgatgataGACAACCACATTGACCAGAGGACAAAAGGGTACAACGGGGATTTCACACAGGGGTATTACAGTAACTTCGTTAATGGACATGGGGATTTGAAGCAAATGATTAGTGGAACAGGCACTAATTCTAACATAAACATGGGTGGTTCAGGTTCAGAATCagcttcatcttctagttccaTAAGCAATCTAGCTGAGAACAAAAGCAGTGGTAGCCTCCTACAACACAAGTGTTTGCCCTATTTCTACTCCTAG
- the LOC106409420 gene encoding serine carboxypeptidase-like 47, translated as MEAKSFLLHFILFVFICSDSASSRILNKPSNFSSSASLPSGNAERLIRSFNLMPEHDVNVIAKGSPDGPRLVESQINFQEMIGMRNTSGGPSVQEFGHYAGYYSLTRSKSAKMFYFFFESRTNNTDPVVIWLSGGPGCSSSVALFYENGPFTISDDLSLSWNDFGWDKVSNLIYVDQPVGTGFSYVSDLSDLRHDETGVSNDLYDFLQAFFKEHTKYAKNDFYITGESYAGHYIPALASRVHSGNKNNEGVPINLKGLAIGNGLTNPEIQYGAYGDYALEMKLISESDHESLKQDYVDCQSVTKQCNLNGGEECTSAYRTCTNIFDQIMSKIEGTNYYDLRKKCVGDLCYDFSKMETFLNQENVRKALGVGDVKFVSCSTTVYDGMLEDWMVNLAVKIPALVEDGINVLVYAGEYDLICNWLGNSRWVEQMNWSGQKDFGAAKTVPFLVDGKEAGLMKNHGPLTFLKVHDAGHLVPMDQPKASLQMLQTWMQGKLAAPGATGRP; from the exons atggaagCGAAATCATTTCTTCTCCATTTCATCCTCTTCGTTTTCATCTGTTCTGACTCAGCTTCTTCAAGGATCCTAAACAAACCCTCGAACTTCTCATCGTCTGCAAGTTTGCCGAGTGGAAATGCGGAGAGACTGATCAGATCCTTCAATCTCATGCCTGAGCATGACGTCAATGTCATCGCAAAGGGAAGCCCTGATGGTCCACGACTCGTTGAAAGCCAAATCAATTTTCAGGAAATGATCGGTATGAGAAACACATCAGGTGGTCCTTCTGTCCAAGAGTTCGGCCACTATGCCGGTTACTACAGCCTCACTCGTTCGAAATCAGCCAA GATGTTCTATTTCTTCTTTGAGTCACGGACCAACAATACCGATCCGGTTGTGATATGGTTATCCGGTGGACCGGGTTGTAGTAGCAGTGTGGCTCTGTTCTATGAGAACGGTCCTTTCACAATATCGGatgatctctctctttcttggaACGATTTTGGTTGGGACAAG GTATCCAATCTAATATACGTGGACCAACCGGTCGGGACCGGTTTCAGTTACGTTTCTGACCTTAGCGATCTCCGGCACGACGAGACTGGTGTCAGCAACGATCTTTACGATTTCTTACAG GCCTTTTTCAAAGAACATACAAAATATGCAAAAAACGATTTCTATATTACCGGTGAATCTTATGCTGGCCACTACATTCCGGCTTTGGCTTCACGAGTTCACAGTGGAAACAAGAATAAcgaaggagttccaatcaaccTTAAG GGTCTTGCGATTGGTAACGGTTTAACCAACCCGGAGATTCAATATGGTGCATATGGGGATTATGCACTGGAAATGAAGTTGATTTCTGAGTCTGATCACGAGAGTCTCAAACAAGACTATGTTGATTGTCAAAGTGTTACCAAACAATGCA ACCTTAATGGTGGTGAAGAATGTACTTCTGCTTACCGAACTTGCACCAACATCTTCGACCAGATAATGAGCAAAATAGAAGGCACAAAT TACTATGACTTGAGGAAGAAATGTGTGGGAGATTTGTGCTATGACTTTTCGAAGATGGAAACATTCTTGAACCAAGAAAACGTCCGCAAAGCTCTAGGGGTTGGAGATGTCAAATTTGTGTCGTGTAGTACCACAGTTTATGATGGAATGCTGGAGGATTGGATGGTTAATCTTGCTGTCAAGATTCCAGCTCTTGTCGAAGATGGAATCAATGTCCTTGTCTATGCCGGAGAATATGATCTCATATGTAACTGGCTTG GTAACTCAAGGTGGGTTGAGCAGATGAATTGGTCAGGCCAAAAGGATTTTGGAGCAGCCAAGACAGTACCGTTCCTGGTAGATGGTAAAGAAGCCGGTTTAATGAAGAATCACGGTCCTCTCACTTTTCTTAAG GTTCATGACGCTGGACACTTGGTTCCCATGGATCAGCCAAAGGCTTCTTTGCAAATGCTTCAGACTTGGATGCAAGGAAAACTCGCTGCTCCTGGTGCAACAGGTCGTCCGTGA